In the Primulina eburnea isolate SZY01 chromosome 15, ASM2296580v1, whole genome shotgun sequence genome, TACCAAAAGGCAGAAACGGAGGAAGTAGCTCGCTATCCCAGCGGCTGCGGGCGCAATTGCCTAAGAAACTGCTGTCTTCGTGGTAGTTTTGGTTGTTTCTGTGGTATTTTCGAGTCtcgtttgtttgtttgtttattACTGTGGTGGAATTTACGGGATCTTGTTTTATCAGGTGCAAAACTGCCATTATACGCTTTTAAGAGGGTGAACAAGTTTCCCTGTGACCAGAGGTTAGCTGGCTCTGGGAATAACGGTCCTTCAATTGATTTCTTGGACGCACTTCTTCTTGGCGAGGTAAAAACTGggttaattttatatttttactgAAATAAGTTAATTTTGTCATAAATTTTATTGCTCTCGTGGACAGTGGGAGGAGCGTATGCTGAGAGGCCTGTTTCGTTATGATGTCACTGCTTGTGAAACCAAGGTTTTGTCCTTTTCTTTGAACTAATCCGGTTTTGAGTAATTTTTTTAAGTCTGATCTCTATCATTTTCGTTGTAATTGTTTGTGAATAAAAATGGCGTATAGTTGATTCCTGGGGACTATGGTTTCATTGCTCAGCTGAATGAGGGCAGGCACCTCAAGAAGAGGCCTACCGAGTTTCGTGTCGATAGGGTATTGCAACCCTTCGACCAGAACAAGTTCAACTTCACTAAGATCGGGCAAGAAGAAATGCTTTTTCAATTTGAAGCCAGTGAGAGCAATGAGGTCCAGTTCTTTCCGAATGCACCAATTGATATCAAGAATTCGCCAAGCATCGTGGCTATTAACGTACGATATATTTTGCTTTGCTCCATTTGATTTTTTTGCCTGTTAAATTGATGGTAGGTAATTGTCCTAGTTTGATTGATTTAACAGGTTAGTCCAATTGAATATGGACATGTGCTGCTGATTCCTCGGATTCTTGAGTGCTTGCCACAGAGGATTGACCGTGAGAGCTTCTTGCTTGCTCTCCTTATGGCTGTAGAGGCTGGTAACCCCTACTTCAGAGTGGGTTACAATAGCTTAGGTGCATTTGCAACCATCAATCACCTCCACTTTCAGGCCTACTACTTAGCCGCACCTTTCCCTGTCGAAAGGACTCCTTCGAAGAGGATAATCACTATGAAAAGTGGAGTGAAAATCTCGGATATTCTTAACTATCCTGTGCGGGGTCTTGTTTTTGAGGCTGGAAATAAGGTGGAATATTTATCCAACGTGGTTTCAGACGCCTGTATTTGCTTGCAAGAGAACAATATTCCTTACAATGTACTAATTGCTGATTCTGGAAAGCGTGTTTTCCTCTTCCCGCAGGTAAAATCATATTTGATTTCACTATcttaatatatttttcaagGGCCTTTTGAATGCATTTCTCATGTTCAAGTCAATGAGGCTAACTTTTAGTCGTGTACTCGTGTATGGAAAATCAGTGCTATGCAGAGAAACTTGCTTTAGGGGAAGTGAGTTCCGAGCTACTCAACACACAAGTCAATCCTGCAGTGTGGGAGATTAGTGGACATATGGTACTGAAACGAAAGAAGGATTATGAGGAGGCATCCACAGAAAATGCTTGGAGGCTGTTGGCTGAGGTCTCCCTTTCTGAAGAGAGGTTCCAAGAAGTGAAGGAGCTTATATTTGAATCCATTTGCTGCTGTACCCACGAGCCTAATGTTATCACCGAGGATTCAGCTGTCGCCCCTCTATCTCGTGAAAATGAGGAGGATCTCAAAGGCACCTCTCATCCTGATATGGTGCCAGTGTAGCAGCAGAATTCCTTGGTTCCAAGCTCAGATTTCGGTTTATCGGTTGTTTCAACAAGTCTGTGATTGTTGTGTGTTTCTTTTGGTTTTTGCCGTCAGTCTGTTTTATTCATCGGTATGCTTTTCTGTATCTGGATCCATTCCTGTGAAGAAATTACAAGTGTGGTTTGCATGTAAAGACAATCTCCTCCTCTTGTCTTTCATAAAAAGACATTATTACACCTTacaatatttcataatctaaCCTCACtgcaaattaatttaatttttttgagttCGACGATGTATCCCATGATCCATATTTATAGTTATACGTACGGTCTGAATCACACGCTTGGTACAAGTGTAGGATCTCATTTAAAATGCTGAGAAATTTGTGCATATAAATAATCATAATGGTATTATCTTTCTTAATTTTTTAACTTTTCAATTCCGACCCTAACTAAATTTTTAAATCCTCAAAAAAGTTATTGTTGAATTTTTCATTAtaaatttgtaaaattttattaaaaaaaatttattatctttatttttaaaatacttacaTAGATATGCAGTTGGGACATTTTGCTAATTTGGCCAAAGTTTGGGGACGGAAAATTAATTCACAGTAGATATTTCGTCTCTTTCCCGAACGACATGAAGAGTTTTGCATCGCTGCCTCCCATATGTGCGCTCCATTTTATTTCTCGCACAAAATTTGGTTTTGCTAAAACCCTAGACTCTTGTCGATTCTCGACATCCAAGGGATCCAAAATATACATACGTAGCACAATTTCGGTAAGCCTATTTCTGATTTCTGATTTCTCATTCTTTCACCGTTTTTATGTTATGTTTTGCAAATAAAAATTAAGTTGCTTTCATTTTTAAGAGAAAGATCATAGCTTTGAAGCTTATATAGTTCATTTTGGCTACCGGGTTCAATGAGTTTGTTTCATTTTTTGGCATTGATGCCTTGTGCAGTTGCAGAGCGCTTAATTTGATGTGGAGATATAATGTTCAATTATTTCATATGGTTGGTTAATCTATGTTTGTATAATGTTTAAATATTTGATGTCGAAAGGTCCATTCACTGCGAGGTAAACCATCAGGAATTGGGAAATATCCATTCAAAGATGTTttctataataataatgatgatgATGTGTTTAGTCAGGTGGTTCTATCTGTTGCAATGGCATCGTCTTCCTCATTTTCGAAATGGACT is a window encoding:
- the LOC140815266 gene encoding GDP-L-galactose phosphorylase 2-like isoform X2; this translates as MVLSIKRVPTVVSNYQKAETEEVARYPSGCGRNCLRNCCLRGAKLPLYAFKRVNKFPCDQRLAGSGNNGPSIDFLDALLLGEWEERMLRGLFRYDVTACETKLIPGDYGFIAQLNEGRHLKKRPTEFRVDRVLQPFDQNKFNFTKIGQEEMLFQFEASESNEVQFFPNAPIDIKNSPSIVAINVSPIEYGHVLLIPRILECLPQRIDRESFLLALLMAVEAGNPYFRVGYNSLGAFATINHLHFQAYYLAAPFPVERTPSKRIITMKSGVKISDILNYPVRGLVFEAGNKVEYLSNVVSDACICLQENNIPYNVLIADSGKRVFLFPQCYAEKLALGEVSSELLNTQVNPAVWEISGHMVLKRKKDYEEASTENAWRLLAEVSLSEERFQEVKELIFESICCCTHEPNVITEDSAVAPLSRENEEDLKGTSHPDMVPV
- the LOC140815266 gene encoding GDP-L-galactose phosphorylase 2-like isoform X1, which encodes MVLSIKRVPTVVSNYQKAETEEVARYPSGCGRNCLRNCCLRGSFGCFCGAKLPLYAFKRVNKFPCDQRLAGSGNNGPSIDFLDALLLGEWEERMLRGLFRYDVTACETKLIPGDYGFIAQLNEGRHLKKRPTEFRVDRVLQPFDQNKFNFTKIGQEEMLFQFEASESNEVQFFPNAPIDIKNSPSIVAINVSPIEYGHVLLIPRILECLPQRIDRESFLLALLMAVEAGNPYFRVGYNSLGAFATINHLHFQAYYLAAPFPVERTPSKRIITMKSGVKISDILNYPVRGLVFEAGNKVEYLSNVVSDACICLQENNIPYNVLIADSGKRVFLFPQCYAEKLALGEVSSELLNTQVNPAVWEISGHMVLKRKKDYEEASTENAWRLLAEVSLSEERFQEVKELIFESICCCTHEPNVITEDSAVAPLSRENEEDLKGTSHPDMVPV